DNA sequence from the Actinacidiphila yeochonensis CN732 genome:
CCCCCGCACGGTGAAGGCGCTGGGCCTGCCCGAGCGCGCCTGCGCCATGGAGCTGGACATCGACGCGCTGGAGCGGGTCGGCGGACAGCCCGCCGTGGGCGCCACGGTGTCGACGTTCCCGGTGGCCACCCAGGACGTCGCCCTCGTGGTGGACGCGGGCGTGCCCGCGGCCGACGTCGAGGCCGCGCTGCGCGAAGGGGCCGGCCCGCTGCTGGAGTCCCTGCGGCTGTTCGACGTCTTCACCGGCGAGCAGATCGGCGAGGGCCGCAAGTCGCTGGCCTACGCACTGCGGTTCCGGTCCCCGGGCCGGACGCTCACCGCGGACGAGGCCAGCGCCGCCCGCGACGCCGCGGTGGCAGCCGCCGCGGCCGCCACCGGAGCCCAGCTCCGAGGCGCCTGACCGGCCGCCGACCGGGGCCCCGCCCCGGTCGGCACCCGCTGCCCCATCGCGCCCCCACGGCACCTGCCGTGGGGGCGCGCTGCTTTTCCGGCCTTTTCCGGCCCTTTCCGGTCCCTACTCGGGCCCTTTCCAGCCGGGTGGGCGCGCCGGGCCTACGGCGCGCTCGCGGGCGCTCCCGCCCGGCACCCGAGGGCGACCTGGAGGCGAGGCGACGGCGCATCCGACGGCGACCTGGAAGCGAAGCGACGGCGAGCCGGGTGGCCGGCGGGCGCTTGCCGCGCCAGGGTGGTAGCGGACACACCCGACCTGACCGGGACGTACGCGGGCGAACTTCCCCGTAACCGGAAACGCGCGGGCCCGCATCCGGGCCGGGCCCGGCCGCCCCGGGGTCCGCCGGCCCCCGCCCGGGTGGAACGCCGCAGGCAAGGAGCACCGACGTGACGGACGACGCGAGCCCCCGGCAACCGCCCGCCCGTCCGGGCCGCCCGCTCGGCCCGGCCCGTCCGGAGAGCGTGCCGCTCGACGGCGTCCGGCGCGGAGAAGCGCCGCCGGCCGACGGCCCGGCCCCCGCGGACGCGTTGGCAGACTCAGCACCCGCCGAGGCCAGGGCCGAGGCCGACACCGTGACCGAGGCCGCCCCGGCTCCCGCCCCCGCGCCCGGAGCGGCGGCCGGCTCCGCACCCGCGCGCACCGCGCGGGCGGACGGTACGGTCCGTACGGACGCCGAAGGCGCGGCTGCGGGGACGGGCAGCCCCCGCGTGCCGACCGTGATCGTGGACGACCTGCACGTCACCTACCGCATCCACACCAACGGCTCCGGCCACGGCAGCGCGGCCGCCGCCCTCGGCCGCCTGGTGACCCGCCGCGCCTCGCCGAACGTCCACCTCGTGCACGCGCTGCGCGGCATCAGCTTCACGGCCTACCGGGGGGAGGCCATCGGCATCATCGGCTCCAACGGCTCCGGCAAGTCCACCCTGCTCAAGGCCATCGCCGGGCTGCTTCCGGCCGAACGCGGCCGGGTGCACACCGACGGCCAGCCCGCGCTGCTGGGCGTCAACGCCGCCCTGATGAACGACCTCACCGGCAGTGTCAACGTCGTCCTGGGCGGCCTGGCCATGGGGATGAGCCGCGAGGAGGTCATGGAGAGCTACCAGGAGATCGTCGAGTTCTCCGGGATCAACGAGAAGGGCGACTTCATCTCGCTGCCGATGCGCACGTACTCCTCCGGTATGGCGGCCAGGCTGCGGTTCTCCATCGCCGCCGCCAAGCAGCACGACGTGCTGATGATCGACGAGGCGCTGTCCACCGGGGACCGGGCCTTCCAGCGGCGGTCCGAGGAGCGCATCCGCGAGCTGCGCGCGGAGGCCGGCACGGTCTTCCTGGTCAGCCACAACAACAAGTCCATCCGGGACACCTGCGACCGCGTCCTGTGGGTGGAGAAGGGCGAGCTGCTGCACGACGGCCCCACCGAGGAGGTGGTCGCCGCCTACGAGGCCCGGCACGGATGACGCGCGGCCCGAGCCGCCGCCCCGCGGCGAAGGCGGAAAGCGGGCGGGGGCCCGACCGGTCGCACCGGTCGGGCCCCCGCCCGCGCTCGGCGGAATCTCAGCGCAGTCGCGCCGCCTGCGAGGCGGGCAGCGCGGCAGCCGGCCCACCCGTCGGGGCGGTGGCGCCGCCCGCCGTGCGGTGGCCGCCGGAGCCGCCGCGCAGGGCGTGGGCCAGCGCCGGGAGACCGCCGACGAGCGGCAGGTCGGCGCTGGACCGGGAGAGGTCGACGCTGATCGACGGCCTGGTGTCCGGGGCGACGATCAGCCCGTTGTCGGTCCCCGCCACGATCAGCGCGAGCCGGTGCCCGGCCGGGACCACGTGGTCACTGGAGGCCAGCTGGATGGTGATGGTGTACGCCTTGCCCGGGGTGAGCGACACGCCGTGCAGCGACGGGTCGTAGTGCCCGAGGTCGGCCCAGCCGCGGCTGAAGACCGTCTGCTGGACGTTCTCGGTGTCCGCCGCCGTGTCGTAGTAGCAGGAGCTGTCCCCCGAGGTGCTCGCGCCCCAGCAGGACTTGCTCGACAGCGTGGTGGTGATGCCCTCCTCGTCGCCCTCGTAGTTCCGGATGGTCGACGGGCCGAGGTCGACCAGGACCGCGGACAGGTGCGCGCTGGTGGTGGACGGGGTCGCGGTGACCGTCACCGTGCCGCCGCCCGACAGCCGCAGGTCGCTGGAGAGCACCCCGGTGGTGAACGACACCTTGTCCCCGGTCGCCTGGTCCGCCTGCGCCGCCCAGTCGTCCTCGCTCTGCGAGGGGTCGTCGGTGTACTGCTCGCTGCCGCTCGCCGGCGGGGGCCGGCGCTCAGCGTGCCGAGGCCGTTGGCGGAGCCGGGCTTGAGGGCCACCTTGGTCGCGGTGGTGCCCGGGGCGGGCCAGACCGCGTCGGTGGTCCAGTGGTCGGGGGTCCGTTCGATGTCGGCCATCGGCTGGTCCTGGACACCGTTGTCGACGCCCATCAGGTAGTGGTCGAACCACTGGTGCAGGGTGTCGACCCAGGCGCTCCGCCGGTAGTCGAACGGGTCGACGTGACCGGTCTGCGACAGCCAGATCTTGCGCTGCACCCCGTTCGCGGCGAGGGCGTTCCACCACTGGCCGAAGTTCTTGGTGCGCACGTTGAGGTCCTGCATGCCCTGCGCGACGAAGACGCTGGCCTTCACCTTCGAGGCGTCGGCGTAGTAGTCGCGCTGCTGCCAGGCACTGGTCCAGTCGCCGTCGCGCGGCGCCCCGTCGCGCAGTGCCTGCTCCTCGGCGGAGCACTTGGACTGCGCGTTCGGACTCTCGACCTCGTAGGCGAGGTCGTCGGGGCCGCCGTCGTAGAGGGCCGCGCCCTGCGCGAAGTAGTAGTCGTACCAGGAGCTGATGCCGCTGATGTCGACGATGGTCTTCAGCCCGTCGACGCCCGTGGCGGCGACGCCGTTGGCGATGGTGCCGTCCCAGCTCTTGCCGATCATGCCGACCGACCCGTTGGACCAGCTCGCCCGCGCGGTGCTGCTCCCGGTGCGGCTGGTGTACGCGGTGGCCCTG
Encoded proteins:
- a CDS encoding ABC transporter ATP-binding protein, whose amino-acid sequence is MPTVIVDDLHVTYRIHTNGSGHGSAAAALGRLVTRRASPNVHLVHALRGISFTAYRGEAIGIIGSNGSGKSTLLKAIAGLLPAERGRVHTDGQPALLGVNAALMNDLTGSVNVVLGGLAMGMSREEVMESYQEIVEFSGINEKGDFISLPMRTYSSGMAARLRFSIAAAKQHDVLMIDEALSTGDRAFQRRSEERIRELRAEAGTVFLVSHNNKSIRDTCDRVLWVEKGELLHDGPTEEVVAAYEARHG